The Morganella morganii sequence CCGGATGAAAACCTGGATAATGACTCGCTGATCCGCGAAAACTACCAGGGGATCCGCCCCGCACCCGGCTACCCGGCCTGTCCGGAACATACGGAGAAAAGCAAAATCTGGGAACTGCTGGATGTTGAAAGACATACCGGCATGCGGCTGACGGAATCTTATGCTATGTGGCCGGGGGCATCGGTATCCGGCTGGTATTTCAGTCATCCGCAGAGCCGCTATTTTGCGGTGGCTCAGATCCAGAGAGATCAGATTGAGGATTATGCCGCCCGCAAAGGTATGCCGGTGAAAGAGCTTGAGCGCTGGCTGGCCCCGAACCTGGGGTATAATCCGGAAGACTGAGTATTATCGCATGTCAGTCTCCTGTCCCGGTTTGCGTTAACCACCGGGTACTGTTCTGCGTATAGTGAATTCCGCTGTATCACTGTACGCCATTATCAGAACAGAAGGAGAACCGTATGAATTCAGTATTTATCATTGCTGACGGCCGGGCCGGGGAGGTGATATGACACTCCCCGTTTTCAGGCCGTTAATTATATCTGCCACTTTTGTATTATGCAGCGCATTCGCCGGTAACTGCCGGGCGGAGACTGATCTGCCATGCACTATGACCCTGCAACACAGAGCCATCATGCTGGATGGCGCGACGTGCATCAGCAAAAAGCGGTTACCGGGCTGCCCTGTGCTATGCCAGCCGTCAGAGGTGCAGGAAAAAAACGTTCAGGTTACCTGTTTTCGTCCCGGAGAGCCTTTACCTTTTGACAGAACTGCAGATGTCACTGTCCCGGTGGTCTGTGAAATCATACTCCCTGTAGATATTTCACCGGACACCACACCATAATCTGAAATAAAACAGGATAACCGGCCGGGATCCTTTCAATCGTTTTCTCAATTATCACGCAATGTGACAGCCTGCTCTTGTCATTGTTTTTTTCATCCCCATTTATAGATAAGTAATTTTCCCGTACTATGGCTGACAACAGCCGTGACCGGGCATATCAGATTCAGCCATAAAAGGGAGTGATGAGACAATGTACCGTTTCTATATTCAGGATGCTTTACCTGCCGGGTGCCTGCCCGCGTATTCGCTGCCGAAAGCAGATCAGCCTCATTATTATGAATTGGATGAGAGTATCCTCAACGCTGCACTGAATATCATGCAGATCACGGATATCCTGGATACCGATGATGTGCTGGATGATGACTGTTTTAACCGAATCTGGCTGAAAAGCGAGCTGACACCCGCCCGGGCGTCAGAGGTCTATCACTTCTTATATCAGCAGCAACTGCCGGAACCGGTACCGTCACCGGATGAAATCGCCGCCTTTAAACAGGCGAGAGCCGATGAACTGGCGCTGCTGAGCCGGCGCAGCCCGAAAGAGGGGTATGTGCCTGTCCATAAATTTGCCACACAGGATGCCTGGCGGATCATGCCGGAAGAATGCCTGCTTATTGCCGGTGTTCTGACTGATCACATGCTGGAAGATAACAATATGGTGGTCAGTAATATCGCATCACTGTGCAAAATCAGTCACAAAACACTGGAATATGCCCTGAGAGGCTGGCGTGAGTTTAATTTATTCGCGGCAGAACACGGCGGTTATCAGGTTTGCTGATGATTCAGTAATTTTTGTTACGCAAGAATAACACCAGATATGAATTGTTACTTCTGAAACTGGTAAATAAAATTAATTGCTATTGAAGCAATAATACATAATTAGCAATTAAAATCAGTATAAATAACTTTGATGGTTATTGATAAAAATTGTTTATATTGTTTTGTGCAAATATGAATTTTATTAATGGAAAGACCGGCGGGTTACCGTATAATTTTTCATGAGGGATATGATTAATAGTGATAAATAATTCATTGTCACTTATATTTCCTCCCGTGGTCGTCTTACTCTTCTTCATATTGGGAGCTTTCAATATCGTTATACAGCGGACAGTATACGGTATGCATGTATCGGCAATACTCGTCACTTGTGTTTCATGTTGATCTCTGTTTCGTGTGATTAATCGCCTGACGCTGACCACGTCAGGTGTTTTTTTATCTGAAAAGGCGGGGGTCAGAACAGATCGCGGTGAAGGGCGCGGATGATATCTTCGGCATCATTGCCGGGAACCAGCAGGCACATATTGTGTCCGCTTGCACCATAACTGATCATGCGGATGTTAAACGGCTCAAGGGCGCTGAAAATCGTTTTGCCCAAGCCGTGTGCACGGGTCAGTTCATTACCGATAACCGCGACCAGTGCCAGATTCTGCTCCACTTCAATACGGCACAGTGCAGACAACTCGGCGGTCAGCTCATCACTGAGCAATGTTCCGTTAGTGTGTGTGGAACCGACGGTATCCAGCGTCAGGGCGATACTGACTTCTGACGTGGTGATCACATCCACGGAAATATTATGGCGGGAGAGAATCGTGAAGATTTCCGCCAGAAAGCCGCGCGCATGCAGCATTTTCAGGCTGTGCAGTGTCAGCAGGGTTTGCTGGCGGCGTAATGTCAGGGCGCGGAACAGCGGCGGATTCGGGTCATTATCACACACCAGTGTGCCGCCCGCGCCGCTCTCTTTGCTGGAGCCGACAAACACCGGGATTCCGCTGCGCACGGCAGGCAGCAAAGTGGCCGGATGCAGGATTTTTGCCCCGAAGTTCGCCATTTCCGCCGCTTCATCAAAGGTAATATGATCAATCGGATAGGCATCCGGGACAATGCGCGGATCCGTGGTGTAGATCCCCGGCACATCCGTCCAGATATCCACACGCTGGCAGCCGAGCGCTTCCGCCAGCAGTGCCGCAGTGTAATCACTGCCGCCGCGTCCGAGCGTGGTGGTGCGCCCTGCGGCTTCGCAGCCGATAAATCCCTGGGTGATAACCGGGCCCTGTGACAGACGCGGGGCAAGGAGCTGATCACAGCGCGTGCGCAGCACAGCGGTATCCGGTTCAGCCCGGCCGAAGCAGTCATTTGTCTGCATGACCTCACGGACATCAAACCATTGCGCCTGTGCGCCCTGCTCCCGGAGCACTTCGGTAAACAGCAGCGTCGACATAATCTCACCATGACTGACAATCTCATCCACCAGAGCGCTGGAGGTTGCCAGTGCCGCTGCATCCGATAAAGTGGTGATATTGCCCAGCAGGCGGTCAATCTCATTGTGCACCGCCGCGTTCTCCGGCAGACGGGACAGGATTTCATATTGTGTGTCACGAACCTGTTTCAGACATTTTTCACGTTGCGCGCGCGGGCATCCCTGAGCTAATTCGATTAATGCATTGGTGATCCCGGCGGAGGCGGATAACACCACCAGTGCCACACCGGGGGTCTGCAGAACGACCCCGGCACTTTTCTGCATGGCGTCATAATTTGCCACACTGGTACCACCGAATTTTGCAATGACCTGCTGAGCAGGCGCGGAAGATACTGACGCCATAATGAATTCCCTTATCCCGTAAAGTGAAAAATGTGAGCTGTGTTACACTGATAGAATTATCGGGATTGCCGGAATGAGTCAATATTGATTAACGGATAATCAATATCTTTCATAATGACAGGCAAATTATCGTTTTTTGCGATATTCCGTTCCGGCGCTGGTTTTGTTTCTGTTTTTTTGAGCAATATCACGGAATGACAGATGCATAACACCTTTATCGTCAGGACAGAGTACACTTTGTTGACACGATTCAGTTTTGGTTTTCAATGAAAAGAGAGCTGCAATGAAAAATATTAACCCCACTGATACTGCGGCCTGGAAGGCGCTGGAACAGCATTACGACACAATGAAAACTGTGCATCTCCGCGACTTATTTGCGCAGGATAACGACCGGTTCAGCCGTTTTTCTGCCACGTTCGGCGAAGAAATGCTGGTGGATTATTCCAAAAACCGTATCACACAGGAAACCCTTGATAAGCTGCTGGCACTGGCTGAAGAGTGTGATGTGCGTGGGGCCGTCTGCAGTATGTTTTCCGGTGAGAAGATCAACCGGACAGAAAACCGTGCGGTTCTGCACACCGCGCTGCGCCACCGTGACAATACTCCGGTGATGACTGACGGGCAGGATGTGATGCCGGAGGTTCGCGCCGTGCTGGAAAAAATGCGCGTGTTCAGTGAGCGGATCATCAGCGGGGAGTGGAAAGGCTATACCGGCAGGCCGATTACCGATGTGGTGAATATCGGTATCGGCGGCTCTGATCTCGGCCCTTATATGGTGACAGAGGCGCTGCGTCCGTATAAAAATCATCTGGGCATGCATTTTGTCTCTAATGTTGACGGTACTCATATCGCCGAAACCCTGAAAGCGCTGGATCCGGAAACCACACTGTTTCTGATCGCCTCCAAAACTTTTACCACCCAGGAAACCATGACTAACGCCCATTCCGCGCGTGACTGGTTCCTGGCGGCGGCCAAAGACCCGGCGCATGTGGCGAAGCACTTTGCCGCGCTGTCCACTAATGCGGATGCAGTAGCTGAGTTTGGTATTGATACCGCCAATATGTTTGAGTTCTGGGACTGGGTCGGCGGGCGCTATTCCCTGTGGTCGGCGATTGGTCTGTCTATCGTGCTCTCTGTCGGTTATGACAACTTCACGCAGTTGCTCGATGGTGCGTATGCCATGGACAAGCACTTCACCGAAACTGAATTCTCACAGAATATTCCGGTGCTGCTGGCGCTGATTGGTCTGTGGTACAACAATTTCTTCGGTGCGGAAACAGAAGCAATTCTGCCTTATGATC is a genomic window containing:
- the pgi gene encoding glucose-6-phosphate isomerase, which produces MKNINPTDTAAWKALEQHYDTMKTVHLRDLFAQDNDRFSRFSATFGEEMLVDYSKNRITQETLDKLLALAEECDVRGAVCSMFSGEKINRTENRAVLHTALRHRDNTPVMTDGQDVMPEVRAVLEKMRVFSERIISGEWKGYTGRPITDVVNIGIGGSDLGPYMVTEALRPYKNHLGMHFVSNVDGTHIAETLKALDPETTLFLIASKTFTTQETMTNAHSARDWFLAAAKDPAHVAKHFAALSTNADAVAEFGIDTANMFEFWDWVGGRYSLWSAIGLSIVLSVGYDNFTQLLDGAYAMDKHFTETEFSQNIPVLLALIGLWYNNFFGAETEAILPYDQYMHRFAAYFQQGNMESNGKYVDRNGKVVSHQTGPVIWGEPGTNGQHAFYQLIHQGTKLIPCDFIAPAQSHNPLGDHHSKLLSNFFAQTEALAFGKTREQVDAEFAAQGKNPVEMDYVAPFKVFEGNRPTNSILLKSITPFSLGALIAMYEHKIFVQGVIMNIYTFDQWGVELGKQLANRILPELAGDKPVESHDSSTNGLINRFKNWR
- the lysC gene encoding lysine-sensitive aspartokinase 3, with the translated sequence MASVSSAPAQQVIAKFGGTSVANYDAMQKSAGVVLQTPGVALVVLSASAGITNALIELAQGCPRAQREKCLKQVRDTQYEILSRLPENAAVHNEIDRLLGNITTLSDAAALATSSALVDEIVSHGEIMSTLLFTEVLREQGAQAQWFDVREVMQTNDCFGRAEPDTAVLRTRCDQLLAPRLSQGPVITQGFIGCEAAGRTTTLGRGGSDYTAALLAEALGCQRVDIWTDVPGIYTTDPRIVPDAYPIDHITFDEAAEMANFGAKILHPATLLPAVRSGIPVFVGSSKESGAGGTLVCDNDPNPPLFRALTLRRQQTLLTLHSLKMLHARGFLAEIFTILSRHNISVDVITTSEVSIALTLDTVGSTHTNGTLLSDELTAELSALCRIEVEQNLALVAVIGNELTRAHGLGKTIFSALEPFNIRMISYGASGHNMCLLVPGNDAEDIIRALHRDLF